Proteins from one Porites lutea chromosome 3, jaPorLute2.1, whole genome shotgun sequence genomic window:
- the LOC140930960 gene encoding uncharacterized protein isoform X3, which produces MLKAFKMAVPKAKGYRPRCFFDVQINGSPAGRIIFELFADICPKTSDNFRALCTGEKGLSRTSGKALHYKGSGFHRVIKDFMIQGGDFTKGNGTGGESIYGGTFNDEGFHLKHETAMLLSMANRGPNTNGSQFFITTQAAPHLDGIHVIFGQVLQGQEIVSEIEIQRVDDKSRPLVDVKIINCGELIPKAKAKAAEKKAEKKRRKSKRHSDSSSSDTDSSSSSGSESDSDQSSIDEREKKKRIKKKRRKTMSESVKHKEKKKAKKKKKEIKDSPGDVKPKSPEPFSSVTVDEIPDVPNNSFLLRRSRTPSPVREKRFQQAKNRKSKSPPGYKAPPQSNSQERTRVSRSGRILRGRGNMRYRTPPPSSPDETRNISGRFSPPLVARSRSPMRRARSSFRQSRSSRERSRSPRRRSNSPRRPLMSSRTRSKSPQKQPNSSQRRSLSPQRPPMYSRRRSTSPRKHSNSPQRCSPSPRRHSGSPRQRSRSPRRHSKSPRSHLLQRTDSKQHMKDRESAERKMKQSYSVRDGGSSDKFATVETRGERNSNDEKANECSPITEERFPERGREEEEKSFSNEGYAGSKFASINETGRHRRGEKTSSNSDSEEFEQASRDILYGLGKQSHLARKDDTRDIRKPSSYPNGDEQTWRSLARDYEFEEGPIPLSKERENNRERLESRGKNNDEQISPNEESAGSEQEDKRAFLQGEGRFKHQGISERKTGRRQRSRSFDRRRSSSQESDRNRKSRHHHRRHHHRHHHHRHHHKRDARQSERNIVVTEKDQDSSSD; this is translated from the exons GAGAAAAAGGTTTAAGCAGGACTTCTGGGAAGGCTCTTCACTATAAAGGATCAGGGTTTCATCGAGTTATCAAGGATTTTATGATTCAAGGAGGAGACTTTACTAaag GAAATGGGACTGGAGGAGAGTCAATTTATGGTGGCACATTTAATG ATGAAGGATTCCATCTTAAGCACGAGACAGCAATGTTGTTGTCCATGGCTAACAGAGGTCCAAACACTAATGGTTCTCAGTTTTTTAT AACAACTCAGGCTGCCCCACATCTTGATGG gATTCATGTGATATTTGGCCAAGTATTGCAAGGTCAGGAAATAGTATCAGAGATAGAGATTCAAAGAGTTGATGACAAGAGTAGGCCCCTAGTGGATGTAAAGATTATCAACTGTGGTGAACTTATTCCAAAAGCAAAGGCTAAAG CTGCAGAGAAGAAggctgaaaagaaaagaaggaaatctAAGCGACATTCTGACAGCAGTTCATCAGATACTGACTCTTCATCCAGTTCTGGATCAGAATCAGACAGTGATCAGTCATCAATTGATGAGCGGGAGAAAAAGAAacgcataaaaaagaaaagaagaaaaacgatGAGTGAATCTGTAAAACACaaggagaagaagaaagcaaagaagaaaaagaaagagataaAAGACAG TCCAGGAGATGTTAAACCAAAGAGTCCTGAACCTTTTAGTTCAGTGACTGTGGATGAGATCCCAGATGTTCCCAATAATTCTTTTCTATTGAGAAGAAGCCGCACCCCCTCCCCTGTCAGGGAAAAGAGGTTTCAGCAGGCAAAAAATAG GAAAAGTAAGTCTCCTCCAGGGTATAAAGCTCCGCCTCAAAGTAATTCACAGGAAAGGACCAGG GTTTCCAGGTCGGGAAGGATTCTACGAGGACGAGGAAATATG cggTATCGCACACCCCCGCCTTCTTCTCCAGATGAAACCCGGAACATTTCGGGCCGTTTTTCCCCACCTTTGGTTGCTCGGTCAAGGTCTCCTATGCGTCGTGCACGATCATCATTTAGACAGTCAAGGTCTTCTCGAGAACGCTCTAGATCTCCCCGTCGACGCTCGAATTCTCCTCGAAGACCCCTGATGTCTTCTCGAACACGCTCGAAGTCTCCACAAAAACAACCAAATTCCTCACAGAGACGCTCGCTGTCACCTCAAAGACCCCCGATGTATTCTCGACGACGGTCGACGTCCCCACGAAAACACTCAAATTCCCCACAGAGATGCTCGCCGTCTCCACGGAGACACTCGGGGTCTCCGCGACAACGCTCGAGGTCTCCACGAAGACATTCGAAATCCCCACGATCACACTTACTTCAGAGAACAGATAGCAAACAGCATATGAAAGACCGTGAATCAGcggaaagaaaaatgaaacagaGCTACTCAGTAAGAGATGGTGGAAGCAGTGATAAATTTGCAACAGTTGAAACACGAGGTGAAAGGAACTCAAATGATGAAAAAGCTAACGAATGTTCACCTATAACTGAAGAGCGCTTTCCAGAAAGGGGACGGGAAGAAGAGGAAAAGAGCTTTTCTAATGAAGGCTATGCAGGGTCAAAGTTTGCTTCAATCAATGAAACTGGCAGACACAGGAGAGGAGAAAAAACTAGCAGTAACAGCGACAGCGAGGAATTTGAACAAGCAAGTCGAGACATTTTGTACGGATTGGGAAAACAGAGCCATCTTGCGCGTAAAGACGACACCAGGGACATACGGAAACCAAGTTCATACCCGAACGGTGACGAGCAGACATGGAGAAGCTTAGCTCGTGATTATGAGTTTGAAGAAGGTC CCATTCCATTAAGCAAAGAACGTGAAAATAACCGAGAACGTCTAGAATCTCGCGGTAAAAATAACGATGAACAGATTTCTCCAAACGAAGAAAGCGCAGGCAGTGAACAAGAGGACAAACGAGCTTTCCTTCAGGGTGAAGGAAGGTTTAAACATCAGGGTATCTCAGAACGTAAAACTGGCCGTCGACAGCGCAGTAGGAGTTTTGATAGACGCAGAAGCAGCTCTCAGGAGAGTGACCGGAACCGGAAGTCACGTCATCaccatcgtcgtcatcatcatcgtcatcatcatcatcgacaCCATCATAAAAGAGACGCGAGGCAATCGGAAAGAAACATTGTCGTGACCGAGAAAGATCAGGACAGTTCAAGTGACTGA
- the LOC140930960 gene encoding uncharacterized protein isoform X4, with the protein MIQGGDFTKGNGTGGESIYGGTFNDEGFHLKHETAMLLSMANRGPNTNGSQFFITTQAAPHLDGIHVIFGQVLQGQEIVSEIEIQRVDDKSRPLVDVKIINCGELIPKAKAKAAEKKAEKKRRKSKRHSDSSSSDTDSSSSSGSESDSDQSSIDEREKKKRIKKKRRKTMSESVKHKEKKKAKKKKKEIKDSPGDVKPKSPEPFSSVTVDEIPDVPNNSFLLRRSRTPSPVREKRFQQAKNRKSKSPPGYKAPPQSNSQERTRVSRSGRILRGRGNMRYRTPPPSSPDETRNISGRFSPPLVARSRSPMRRARSSFRQSRSSRERSRSPRRRSNSPRRPLMSSRTRSKSPQKQPNSSQRRSLSPQRPPMYSRRRSTSPRKHSNSPQRCSPSPRRHSGSPRQRSRSPRRHSKSPRSHLLQRTDSKQHMKDRESAERKMKQSYSVRDGGSSDKFATVETRGERNSNDEKANECSPITEERFPERGREEEEKSFSNEGYAGSKFASINETGRHRRGEKTSSNSDSEEFEQASRDILYGLGKQSHLARKDDTRDIRKPSSYPNGDEQTWRSLARDYEFEEGHGTLEAQSYAPIPLSKERENNRERLESRGKNNDEQISPNEESAGSEQEDKRAFLQGEGRFKHQGISERKTGRRQRSRSFDRRRSSSQESDRNRKSRHHHRRHHHRHHHHRHHHKRDARQSERNIVVTEKDQDSSSD; encoded by the exons ATGATTCAAGGAGGAGACTTTACTAaag GAAATGGGACTGGAGGAGAGTCAATTTATGGTGGCACATTTAATG ATGAAGGATTCCATCTTAAGCACGAGACAGCAATGTTGTTGTCCATGGCTAACAGAGGTCCAAACACTAATGGTTCTCAGTTTTTTAT AACAACTCAGGCTGCCCCACATCTTGATGG gATTCATGTGATATTTGGCCAAGTATTGCAAGGTCAGGAAATAGTATCAGAGATAGAGATTCAAAGAGTTGATGACAAGAGTAGGCCCCTAGTGGATGTAAAGATTATCAACTGTGGTGAACTTATTCCAAAAGCAAAGGCTAAAG CTGCAGAGAAGAAggctgaaaagaaaagaaggaaatctAAGCGACATTCTGACAGCAGTTCATCAGATACTGACTCTTCATCCAGTTCTGGATCAGAATCAGACAGTGATCAGTCATCAATTGATGAGCGGGAGAAAAAGAAacgcataaaaaagaaaagaagaaaaacgatGAGTGAATCTGTAAAACACaaggagaagaagaaagcaaagaagaaaaagaaagagataaAAGACAG TCCAGGAGATGTTAAACCAAAGAGTCCTGAACCTTTTAGTTCAGTGACTGTGGATGAGATCCCAGATGTTCCCAATAATTCTTTTCTATTGAGAAGAAGCCGCACCCCCTCCCCTGTCAGGGAAAAGAGGTTTCAGCAGGCAAAAAATAG GAAAAGTAAGTCTCCTCCAGGGTATAAAGCTCCGCCTCAAAGTAATTCACAGGAAAGGACCAGG GTTTCCAGGTCGGGAAGGATTCTACGAGGACGAGGAAATATG cggTATCGCACACCCCCGCCTTCTTCTCCAGATGAAACCCGGAACATTTCGGGCCGTTTTTCCCCACCTTTGGTTGCTCGGTCAAGGTCTCCTATGCGTCGTGCACGATCATCATTTAGACAGTCAAGGTCTTCTCGAGAACGCTCTAGATCTCCCCGTCGACGCTCGAATTCTCCTCGAAGACCCCTGATGTCTTCTCGAACACGCTCGAAGTCTCCACAAAAACAACCAAATTCCTCACAGAGACGCTCGCTGTCACCTCAAAGACCCCCGATGTATTCTCGACGACGGTCGACGTCCCCACGAAAACACTCAAATTCCCCACAGAGATGCTCGCCGTCTCCACGGAGACACTCGGGGTCTCCGCGACAACGCTCGAGGTCTCCACGAAGACATTCGAAATCCCCACGATCACACTTACTTCAGAGAACAGATAGCAAACAGCATATGAAAGACCGTGAATCAGcggaaagaaaaatgaaacagaGCTACTCAGTAAGAGATGGTGGAAGCAGTGATAAATTTGCAACAGTTGAAACACGAGGTGAAAGGAACTCAAATGATGAAAAAGCTAACGAATGTTCACCTATAACTGAAGAGCGCTTTCCAGAAAGGGGACGGGAAGAAGAGGAAAAGAGCTTTTCTAATGAAGGCTATGCAGGGTCAAAGTTTGCTTCAATCAATGAAACTGGCAGACACAGGAGAGGAGAAAAAACTAGCAGTAACAGCGACAGCGAGGAATTTGAACAAGCAAGTCGAGACATTTTGTACGGATTGGGAAAACAGAGCCATCTTGCGCGTAAAGACGACACCAGGGACATACGGAAACCAAGTTCATACCCGAACGGTGACGAGCAGACATGGAGAAGCTTAGCTCGTGATTATGAGTTTGAAGAAGGTCACGGAACTTTGGAGGCACAAAGTTATGCACCCATTCCATTAAGCAAAGAACGTGAAAATAACCGAGAACGTCTAGAATCTCGCGGTAAAAATAACGATGAACAGATTTCTCCAAACGAAGAAAGCGCAGGCAGTGAACAAGAGGACAAACGAGCTTTCCTTCAGGGTGAAGGAAGGTTTAAACATCAGGGTATCTCAGAACGTAAAACTGGCCGTCGACAGCGCAGTAGGAGTTTTGATAGACGCAGAAGCAGCTCTCAGGAGAGTGACCGGAACCGGAAGTCACGTCATCaccatcgtcgtcatcatcatcgtcatcatcatcatcgacaCCATCATAAAAGAGACGCGAGGCAATCGGAAAGAAACATTGTCGTGACCGAGAAAGATCAGGACAGTTCAAGTGACTGA
- the LOC140930960 gene encoding uncharacterized protein isoform X2 produces MLKAFKMAVPKAKGYRPRCFFDVQINGSPAGRIIFELFADICPKTSDNFRALCTGEKGLSRTSGKALHYKGSGFHRVIKDFMIQGGDFTKGNGTGGESIYGGTFNDEGFHLKHETAMLLSMANRGPNTNGSQFFITTQAAPHLDGIHVIFGQVLQGQEIVSEIEIQRVDDKSRPLVDVKIINCGELIPKAKAKEKKAEKKRRKSKRHSDSSSSDTDSSSSSGSESDSDQSSIDEREKKKRIKKKRRKTMSESVKHKEKKKAKKKKKEIKDSPGDVKPKSPEPFSSVTVDEIPDVPNNSFLLRRSRTPSPVREKRFQQAKNRKSKSPPGYKAPPQSNSQERTRVSRSGRILRGRGNMRYRTPPPSSPDETRNISGRFSPPLVARSRSPMRRARSSFRQSRSSRERSRSPRRRSNSPRRPLMSSRTRSKSPQKQPNSSQRRSLSPQRPPMYSRRRSTSPRKHSNSPQRCSPSPRRHSGSPRQRSRSPRRHSKSPRSHLLQRTDSKQHMKDRESAERKMKQSYSVRDGGSSDKFATVETRGERNSNDEKANECSPITEERFPERGREEEEKSFSNEGYAGSKFASINETGRHRRGEKTSSNSDSEEFEQASRDILYGLGKQSHLARKDDTRDIRKPSSYPNGDEQTWRSLARDYEFEEGHGTLEAQSYAPIPLSKERENNRERLESRGKNNDEQISPNEESAGSEQEDKRAFLQGEGRFKHQGISERKTGRRQRSRSFDRRRSSSQESDRNRKSRHHHRRHHHRHHHHRHHHKRDARQSERNIVVTEKDQDSSSD; encoded by the exons GAGAAAAAGGTTTAAGCAGGACTTCTGGGAAGGCTCTTCACTATAAAGGATCAGGGTTTCATCGAGTTATCAAGGATTTTATGATTCAAGGAGGAGACTTTACTAaag GAAATGGGACTGGAGGAGAGTCAATTTATGGTGGCACATTTAATG ATGAAGGATTCCATCTTAAGCACGAGACAGCAATGTTGTTGTCCATGGCTAACAGAGGTCCAAACACTAATGGTTCTCAGTTTTTTAT AACAACTCAGGCTGCCCCACATCTTGATGG gATTCATGTGATATTTGGCCAAGTATTGCAAGGTCAGGAAATAGTATCAGAGATAGAGATTCAAAGAGTTGATGACAAGAGTAGGCCCCTAGTGGATGTAAAGATTATCAACTGTGGTGAACTTATTCCAAAAGCAAAGGCTAAAG AGAAGAAggctgaaaagaaaagaaggaaatctAAGCGACATTCTGACAGCAGTTCATCAGATACTGACTCTTCATCCAGTTCTGGATCAGAATCAGACAGTGATCAGTCATCAATTGATGAGCGGGAGAAAAAGAAacgcataaaaaagaaaagaagaaaaacgatGAGTGAATCTGTAAAACACaaggagaagaagaaagcaaagaagaaaaagaaagagataaAAGACAG TCCAGGAGATGTTAAACCAAAGAGTCCTGAACCTTTTAGTTCAGTGACTGTGGATGAGATCCCAGATGTTCCCAATAATTCTTTTCTATTGAGAAGAAGCCGCACCCCCTCCCCTGTCAGGGAAAAGAGGTTTCAGCAGGCAAAAAATAG GAAAAGTAAGTCTCCTCCAGGGTATAAAGCTCCGCCTCAAAGTAATTCACAGGAAAGGACCAGG GTTTCCAGGTCGGGAAGGATTCTACGAGGACGAGGAAATATG cggTATCGCACACCCCCGCCTTCTTCTCCAGATGAAACCCGGAACATTTCGGGCCGTTTTTCCCCACCTTTGGTTGCTCGGTCAAGGTCTCCTATGCGTCGTGCACGATCATCATTTAGACAGTCAAGGTCTTCTCGAGAACGCTCTAGATCTCCCCGTCGACGCTCGAATTCTCCTCGAAGACCCCTGATGTCTTCTCGAACACGCTCGAAGTCTCCACAAAAACAACCAAATTCCTCACAGAGACGCTCGCTGTCACCTCAAAGACCCCCGATGTATTCTCGACGACGGTCGACGTCCCCACGAAAACACTCAAATTCCCCACAGAGATGCTCGCCGTCTCCACGGAGACACTCGGGGTCTCCGCGACAACGCTCGAGGTCTCCACGAAGACATTCGAAATCCCCACGATCACACTTACTTCAGAGAACAGATAGCAAACAGCATATGAAAGACCGTGAATCAGcggaaagaaaaatgaaacagaGCTACTCAGTAAGAGATGGTGGAAGCAGTGATAAATTTGCAACAGTTGAAACACGAGGTGAAAGGAACTCAAATGATGAAAAAGCTAACGAATGTTCACCTATAACTGAAGAGCGCTTTCCAGAAAGGGGACGGGAAGAAGAGGAAAAGAGCTTTTCTAATGAAGGCTATGCAGGGTCAAAGTTTGCTTCAATCAATGAAACTGGCAGACACAGGAGAGGAGAAAAAACTAGCAGTAACAGCGACAGCGAGGAATTTGAACAAGCAAGTCGAGACATTTTGTACGGATTGGGAAAACAGAGCCATCTTGCGCGTAAAGACGACACCAGGGACATACGGAAACCAAGTTCATACCCGAACGGTGACGAGCAGACATGGAGAAGCTTAGCTCGTGATTATGAGTTTGAAGAAGGTCACGGAACTTTGGAGGCACAAAGTTATGCACCCATTCCATTAAGCAAAGAACGTGAAAATAACCGAGAACGTCTAGAATCTCGCGGTAAAAATAACGATGAACAGATTTCTCCAAACGAAGAAAGCGCAGGCAGTGAACAAGAGGACAAACGAGCTTTCCTTCAGGGTGAAGGAAGGTTTAAACATCAGGGTATCTCAGAACGTAAAACTGGCCGTCGACAGCGCAGTAGGAGTTTTGATAGACGCAGAAGCAGCTCTCAGGAGAGTGACCGGAACCGGAAGTCACGTCATCaccatcgtcgtcatcatcatcgtcatcatcatcatcgacaCCATCATAAAAGAGACGCGAGGCAATCGGAAAGAAACATTGTCGTGACCGAGAAAGATCAGGACAGTTCAAGTGACTGA
- the LOC140930960 gene encoding uncharacterized protein isoform X1 — MLKAFKMAVPKAKGYRPRCFFDVQINGSPAGRIIFELFADICPKTSDNFRALCTGEKGLSRTSGKALHYKGSGFHRVIKDFMIQGGDFTKGNGTGGESIYGGTFNDEGFHLKHETAMLLSMANRGPNTNGSQFFITTQAAPHLDGIHVIFGQVLQGQEIVSEIEIQRVDDKSRPLVDVKIINCGELIPKAKAKAAEKKAEKKRRKSKRHSDSSSSDTDSSSSSGSESDSDQSSIDEREKKKRIKKKRRKTMSESVKHKEKKKAKKKKKEIKDSPGDVKPKSPEPFSSVTVDEIPDVPNNSFLLRRSRTPSPVREKRFQQAKNRKSKSPPGYKAPPQSNSQERTRVSRSGRILRGRGNMRYRTPPPSSPDETRNISGRFSPPLVARSRSPMRRARSSFRQSRSSRERSRSPRRRSNSPRRPLMSSRTRSKSPQKQPNSSQRRSLSPQRPPMYSRRRSTSPRKHSNSPQRCSPSPRRHSGSPRQRSRSPRRHSKSPRSHLLQRTDSKQHMKDRESAERKMKQSYSVRDGGSSDKFATVETRGERNSNDEKANECSPITEERFPERGREEEEKSFSNEGYAGSKFASINETGRHRRGEKTSSNSDSEEFEQASRDILYGLGKQSHLARKDDTRDIRKPSSYPNGDEQTWRSLARDYEFEEGHGTLEAQSYAPIPLSKERENNRERLESRGKNNDEQISPNEESAGSEQEDKRAFLQGEGRFKHQGISERKTGRRQRSRSFDRRRSSSQESDRNRKSRHHHRRHHHRHHHHRHHHKRDARQSERNIVVTEKDQDSSSD, encoded by the exons GAGAAAAAGGTTTAAGCAGGACTTCTGGGAAGGCTCTTCACTATAAAGGATCAGGGTTTCATCGAGTTATCAAGGATTTTATGATTCAAGGAGGAGACTTTACTAaag GAAATGGGACTGGAGGAGAGTCAATTTATGGTGGCACATTTAATG ATGAAGGATTCCATCTTAAGCACGAGACAGCAATGTTGTTGTCCATGGCTAACAGAGGTCCAAACACTAATGGTTCTCAGTTTTTTAT AACAACTCAGGCTGCCCCACATCTTGATGG gATTCATGTGATATTTGGCCAAGTATTGCAAGGTCAGGAAATAGTATCAGAGATAGAGATTCAAAGAGTTGATGACAAGAGTAGGCCCCTAGTGGATGTAAAGATTATCAACTGTGGTGAACTTATTCCAAAAGCAAAGGCTAAAG CTGCAGAGAAGAAggctgaaaagaaaagaaggaaatctAAGCGACATTCTGACAGCAGTTCATCAGATACTGACTCTTCATCCAGTTCTGGATCAGAATCAGACAGTGATCAGTCATCAATTGATGAGCGGGAGAAAAAGAAacgcataaaaaagaaaagaagaaaaacgatGAGTGAATCTGTAAAACACaaggagaagaagaaagcaaagaagaaaaagaaagagataaAAGACAG TCCAGGAGATGTTAAACCAAAGAGTCCTGAACCTTTTAGTTCAGTGACTGTGGATGAGATCCCAGATGTTCCCAATAATTCTTTTCTATTGAGAAGAAGCCGCACCCCCTCCCCTGTCAGGGAAAAGAGGTTTCAGCAGGCAAAAAATAG GAAAAGTAAGTCTCCTCCAGGGTATAAAGCTCCGCCTCAAAGTAATTCACAGGAAAGGACCAGG GTTTCCAGGTCGGGAAGGATTCTACGAGGACGAGGAAATATG cggTATCGCACACCCCCGCCTTCTTCTCCAGATGAAACCCGGAACATTTCGGGCCGTTTTTCCCCACCTTTGGTTGCTCGGTCAAGGTCTCCTATGCGTCGTGCACGATCATCATTTAGACAGTCAAGGTCTTCTCGAGAACGCTCTAGATCTCCCCGTCGACGCTCGAATTCTCCTCGAAGACCCCTGATGTCTTCTCGAACACGCTCGAAGTCTCCACAAAAACAACCAAATTCCTCACAGAGACGCTCGCTGTCACCTCAAAGACCCCCGATGTATTCTCGACGACGGTCGACGTCCCCACGAAAACACTCAAATTCCCCACAGAGATGCTCGCCGTCTCCACGGAGACACTCGGGGTCTCCGCGACAACGCTCGAGGTCTCCACGAAGACATTCGAAATCCCCACGATCACACTTACTTCAGAGAACAGATAGCAAACAGCATATGAAAGACCGTGAATCAGcggaaagaaaaatgaaacagaGCTACTCAGTAAGAGATGGTGGAAGCAGTGATAAATTTGCAACAGTTGAAACACGAGGTGAAAGGAACTCAAATGATGAAAAAGCTAACGAATGTTCACCTATAACTGAAGAGCGCTTTCCAGAAAGGGGACGGGAAGAAGAGGAAAAGAGCTTTTCTAATGAAGGCTATGCAGGGTCAAAGTTTGCTTCAATCAATGAAACTGGCAGACACAGGAGAGGAGAAAAAACTAGCAGTAACAGCGACAGCGAGGAATTTGAACAAGCAAGTCGAGACATTTTGTACGGATTGGGAAAACAGAGCCATCTTGCGCGTAAAGACGACACCAGGGACATACGGAAACCAAGTTCATACCCGAACGGTGACGAGCAGACATGGAGAAGCTTAGCTCGTGATTATGAGTTTGAAGAAGGTCACGGAACTTTGGAGGCACAAAGTTATGCACCCATTCCATTAAGCAAAGAACGTGAAAATAACCGAGAACGTCTAGAATCTCGCGGTAAAAATAACGATGAACAGATTTCTCCAAACGAAGAAAGCGCAGGCAGTGAACAAGAGGACAAACGAGCTTTCCTTCAGGGTGAAGGAAGGTTTAAACATCAGGGTATCTCAGAACGTAAAACTGGCCGTCGACAGCGCAGTAGGAGTTTTGATAGACGCAGAAGCAGCTCTCAGGAGAGTGACCGGAACCGGAAGTCACGTCATCaccatcgtcgtcatcatcatcgtcatcatcatcatcgacaCCATCATAAAAGAGACGCGAGGCAATCGGAAAGAAACATTGTCGTGACCGAGAAAGATCAGGACAGTTCAAGTGACTGA
- the LOC140930960 gene encoding uncharacterized protein isoform X5 → MLLSMANRGPNTNGSQFFITTQAAPHLDGIHVIFGQVLQGQEIVSEIEIQRVDDKSRPLVDVKIINCGELIPKAKAKAAEKKAEKKRRKSKRHSDSSSSDTDSSSSSGSESDSDQSSIDEREKKKRIKKKRRKTMSESVKHKEKKKAKKKKKEIKDSPGDVKPKSPEPFSSVTVDEIPDVPNNSFLLRRSRTPSPVREKRFQQAKNRKSKSPPGYKAPPQSNSQERTRVSRSGRILRGRGNMRYRTPPPSSPDETRNISGRFSPPLVARSRSPMRRARSSFRQSRSSRERSRSPRRRSNSPRRPLMSSRTRSKSPQKQPNSSQRRSLSPQRPPMYSRRRSTSPRKHSNSPQRCSPSPRRHSGSPRQRSRSPRRHSKSPRSHLLQRTDSKQHMKDRESAERKMKQSYSVRDGGSSDKFATVETRGERNSNDEKANECSPITEERFPERGREEEEKSFSNEGYAGSKFASINETGRHRRGEKTSSNSDSEEFEQASRDILYGLGKQSHLARKDDTRDIRKPSSYPNGDEQTWRSLARDYEFEEGHGTLEAQSYAPIPLSKERENNRERLESRGKNNDEQISPNEESAGSEQEDKRAFLQGEGRFKHQGISERKTGRRQRSRSFDRRRSSSQESDRNRKSRHHHRRHHHRHHHHRHHHKRDARQSERNIVVTEKDQDSSSD, encoded by the exons ATGTTGTTGTCCATGGCTAACAGAGGTCCAAACACTAATGGTTCTCAGTTTTTTAT AACAACTCAGGCTGCCCCACATCTTGATGG gATTCATGTGATATTTGGCCAAGTATTGCAAGGTCAGGAAATAGTATCAGAGATAGAGATTCAAAGAGTTGATGACAAGAGTAGGCCCCTAGTGGATGTAAAGATTATCAACTGTGGTGAACTTATTCCAAAAGCAAAGGCTAAAG CTGCAGAGAAGAAggctgaaaagaaaagaaggaaatctAAGCGACATTCTGACAGCAGTTCATCAGATACTGACTCTTCATCCAGTTCTGGATCAGAATCAGACAGTGATCAGTCATCAATTGATGAGCGGGAGAAAAAGAAacgcataaaaaagaaaagaagaaaaacgatGAGTGAATCTGTAAAACACaaggagaagaagaaagcaaagaagaaaaagaaagagataaAAGACAG TCCAGGAGATGTTAAACCAAAGAGTCCTGAACCTTTTAGTTCAGTGACTGTGGATGAGATCCCAGATGTTCCCAATAATTCTTTTCTATTGAGAAGAAGCCGCACCCCCTCCCCTGTCAGGGAAAAGAGGTTTCAGCAGGCAAAAAATAG GAAAAGTAAGTCTCCTCCAGGGTATAAAGCTCCGCCTCAAAGTAATTCACAGGAAAGGACCAGG GTTTCCAGGTCGGGAAGGATTCTACGAGGACGAGGAAATATG cggTATCGCACACCCCCGCCTTCTTCTCCAGATGAAACCCGGAACATTTCGGGCCGTTTTTCCCCACCTTTGGTTGCTCGGTCAAGGTCTCCTATGCGTCGTGCACGATCATCATTTAGACAGTCAAGGTCTTCTCGAGAACGCTCTAGATCTCCCCGTCGACGCTCGAATTCTCCTCGAAGACCCCTGATGTCTTCTCGAACACGCTCGAAGTCTCCACAAAAACAACCAAATTCCTCACAGAGACGCTCGCTGTCACCTCAAAGACCCCCGATGTATTCTCGACGACGGTCGACGTCCCCACGAAAACACTCAAATTCCCCACAGAGATGCTCGCCGTCTCCACGGAGACACTCGGGGTCTCCGCGACAACGCTCGAGGTCTCCACGAAGACATTCGAAATCCCCACGATCACACTTACTTCAGAGAACAGATAGCAAACAGCATATGAAAGACCGTGAATCAGcggaaagaaaaatgaaacagaGCTACTCAGTAAGAGATGGTGGAAGCAGTGATAAATTTGCAACAGTTGAAACACGAGGTGAAAGGAACTCAAATGATGAAAAAGCTAACGAATGTTCACCTATAACTGAAGAGCGCTTTCCAGAAAGGGGACGGGAAGAAGAGGAAAAGAGCTTTTCTAATGAAGGCTATGCAGGGTCAAAGTTTGCTTCAATCAATGAAACTGGCAGACACAGGAGAGGAGAAAAAACTAGCAGTAACAGCGACAGCGAGGAATTTGAACAAGCAAGTCGAGACATTTTGTACGGATTGGGAAAACAGAGCCATCTTGCGCGTAAAGACGACACCAGGGACATACGGAAACCAAGTTCATACCCGAACGGTGACGAGCAGACATGGAGAAGCTTAGCTCGTGATTATGAGTTTGAAGAAGGTCACGGAACTTTGGAGGCACAAAGTTATGCACCCATTCCATTAAGCAAAGAACGTGAAAATAACCGAGAACGTCTAGAATCTCGCGGTAAAAATAACGATGAACAGATTTCTCCAAACGAAGAAAGCGCAGGCAGTGAACAAGAGGACAAACGAGCTTTCCTTCAGGGTGAAGGAAGGTTTAAACATCAGGGTATCTCAGAACGTAAAACTGGCCGTCGACAGCGCAGTAGGAGTTTTGATAGACGCAGAAGCAGCTCTCAGGAGAGTGACCGGAACCGGAAGTCACGTCATCaccatcgtcgtcatcatcatcgtcatcatcatcatcgacaCCATCATAAAAGAGACGCGAGGCAATCGGAAAGAAACATTGTCGTGACCGAGAAAGATCAGGACAGTTCAAGTGACTGA